In Buchnera aphidicola (Eriosoma grossulariae), a genomic segment contains:
- the recD gene encoding exodeoxyribonuclease V subunit alpha has protein sequence MRSIDLYFALYIGQKQHNLIILAAALTSYAIGNGHICLPIKILKKNILNLEHVLLLKNKISNLIGPEKLWHEIFLKSDTIGNEFIIKPLILYNNCLYLYNTWKAEQSILNFLYQKNNIYIQNPIQYKKILNNLFQGDKKNFQKIAVAMAMMQKKLFIIGGPGTGKTTIIAKIIIALNKINLKPIKIKLAATTGQAASHLTQSLNNTLLQHSLKNNTKNLIYTATTIHKLIGIKSDCNRVKFHKKNTIDVDTLIIDESSMIDLFIMEKIIQALPKNAQVIFFGDINQLPAIGNGTILKDICCFAQNKFNKISNLLNLITNYNIKNNKNSNFINDHVCILKKNYRFNNNSGIHKLSLSLMNQDQKIFLKIKNNYFKNVKIYTINSQKKYIYMLNNIIKQYSIYWEKIFNQEPIKKIIKTFYEYRLIGAIRHGIFGIEDINKNIEKKMQKEGFIQYKIKNNYIDYLGKPIIITKNNKMLGLLNGDIGIMLYNHNNLEACFLSNNDKIKKIPINILPEYETAWAMTIHKSQGSEFLHTALILPNIMNLLLTKELLYTGITRSKKTLIIYSEKKILLQTMKQKTKRFSQISNNILKYQS, from the coding sequence ATTAGATCTATTGATCTATATTTTGCATTATATATTGGACAAAAACAACATAATTTAATTATACTGGCTGCAGCATTAACAAGTTATGCAATTGGAAATGGTCATATTTGTTTACCAATTAAAATTCTTAAAAAAAATATTCTTAATTTAGAACATGTTTTATTATTAAAAAATAAAATATCTAATTTAATTGGACCTGAAAAGTTATGGCATGAAATTTTTTTAAAAAGTGATACTATTGGTAATGAATTTATAATAAAACCATTAATTTTATATAATAATTGTTTATATTTATATAATACTTGGAAAGCCGAACAATCAATATTAAATTTTTTGTATCAAAAAAATAATATATATATTCAAAATCCTATCCAATATAAAAAAATATTAAACAATTTATTTCAAGGTGATAAAAAAAATTTTCAAAAAATAGCTGTTGCTATGGCAATGATGCAAAAAAAATTATTTATTATTGGAGGACCTGGTACAGGAAAAACTACTATTATTGCTAAAATTATTATAGCATTAAATAAAATAAATTTAAAACCAATTAAAATAAAACTAGCTGCTACCACAGGTCAAGCCGCTTCTCATTTAACGCAATCATTAAACAATACATTATTGCAACATTCATTAAAAAACAATACTAAAAATTTAATCTATACAGCTACAACCATTCATAAATTAATAGGAATTAAATCTGATTGTAATCGTGTAAAATTTCATAAAAAAAACACAATAGATGTTGATACTTTAATTATTGATGAAAGCTCTATGATTGATTTATTTATCATGGAAAAAATAATTCAAGCATTACCAAAAAACGCACAAGTAATTTTTTTTGGAGATATAAATCAATTACCAGCAATAGGAAATGGGACAATTTTAAAAGATATTTGTTGTTTTGCTCAAAATAAATTTAATAAAATTTCAAATTTATTAAATTTAATCACTAATTATAATATAAAAAATAATAAAAATTCTAATTTTATTAATGATCATGTTTGTATTCTAAAAAAAAATTATAGATTTAACAATAATTCTGGAATTCATAAATTATCACTATCTTTAATGAATCAAGATCAAAAAATATTTTTAAAAATAAAAAATAATTATTTTAAAAATGTCAAAATATATACAATTAATTCTCAAAAAAAATATATATATATGTTAAACAATATTATTAAACAATATTCTATTTATTGGGAAAAAATTTTTAATCAGGAACCAATTAAAAAAATAATTAAAACTTTTTATGAATATAGATTAATAGGTGCAATACGTCATGGTATATTTGGAATTGAAGATATCAATAAAAACATAGAAAAAAAAATGCAAAAAGAAGGATTTATTCAATATAAAATTAAAAATAATTATATAGATTACTTAGGAAAACCTATTATCATTACTAAAAATAATAAAATGTTAGGATTATTAAATGGAGATATTGGTATTATGCTCTATAATCATAACAATTTAGAAGCATGTTTTTTGTCAAACAATGATAAAATTAAAAAAATACCAATAAATATTCTGCCAGAATATGAAACAGCCTGGGCTATGACAATACATAAGTCCCAAGGTTCAGAATTCCTACATACTGCATTAATTTTACCTAATATTATGAATTTATTATTAACAAAAGAATTACTCTATACTGGAATTACTAGATCTAAAAAAACATTAATCATATATTCTGAAAAAAAAATATTATTACAAACCATGAAACAAAAAACGAAACGTTTTTCTCAAATTTCTAATAATATATTAAAATATCAATCATAA
- the argA gene encoding amino-acid N-acetyltransferase, with protein MKNRSTELVNGFRHIVPYINAHRGKIFVIMLGGEVINHENFTEIINDIGLLHSLGINLIVVYGALPQINANLSQFNMKSVYHKYTRVTDIDTLKCIKQEAGRLQLEITARLSMSLSNTPLQGARINVVSGNFIIAQPLGIDNGVDYCHSGRVRRIDKKTIFSQLKNRSIVLIGPIASSVTGESFNLTSEEIATQLAIQLQAEKMIGFCSEQGVLDKNNVIISELFPNEVIKILELLKKKQDFFSSTVKFLRGSIEACKQGVRRSHLISYKTNGALVQELFSRDGIGTQIVMESTEQVRLATIHDIRGIVDLIRPLEKQGILVRRSRKQLEIEINKFTIIKQDNLTIGCAALYPFMEDKIGEMACLVVHPDYRSSSRGDILLKKIIYRAQILGLIKIFVLTIQSIHWFQERGFIPIDLNLLPESKKKMYNYQRKSKILMLDIIN; from the coding sequence ATGAAAAATAGAAGTACAGAATTAGTAAATGGTTTTCGACATATAGTTCCATATATTAATGCTCATAGAGGAAAAATATTTGTAATTATGTTAGGAGGAGAAGTCATTAACCATGAAAATTTTACAGAAATTATAAATGATATTGGATTGTTGCATAGTTTAGGTATTAATTTAATTGTTGTTTATGGTGCTTTACCACAAATTAACGCTAATTTATCTCAATTTAATATGAAATCAGTATATCATAAATATACACGTGTGACTGATATTGATACTCTGAAATGTATTAAACAAGAAGCAGGTAGATTACAATTAGAAATTACAGCTAGATTATCTATGAGTCTTAGCAATACTCCTTTGCAAGGTGCTCGTATTAATGTTGTTAGTGGTAATTTTATAATTGCTCAACCATTGGGTATTGATAATGGTGTTGATTATTGTCATAGTGGTCGTGTAAGAAGAATTGATAAAAAAACTATATTTAGTCAATTAAAAAATCGTTCGATTGTCTTAATTGGTCCAATAGCATCATCAGTGACAGGGGAAAGTTTTAATTTAACTTCTGAAGAAATTGCGACACAATTAGCCATACAATTGCAAGCAGAAAAAATGATTGGTTTTTGTAGTGAACAAGGGGTTTTAGATAAAAATAATGTTATTATTTCTGAATTATTTCCTAATGAAGTCATAAAAATATTAGAATTATTAAAAAAAAAACAAGATTTTTTTTCTAGTACAGTAAAGTTTTTACGTGGTTCAATCGAAGCTTGTAAACAAGGGGTTCGACGTAGTCATTTAATTAGTTATAAAACTAATGGTGCTTTAGTACAAGAATTATTTTCAAGAGATGGTATTGGAACGCAAATTGTGATGGAATCTACCGAACAGGTAAGGTTAGCTACTATACATGATATTAGAGGTATTGTAGATTTAATTCGTCCTTTAGAAAAACAAGGTATTTTAGTTCGTCGTTCAAGAAAACAATTAGAAATTGAAATTAATAAATTTACTATTATTAAACAGGATAATTTAACGATTGGTTGTGCTGCATTATATCCTTTTATGGAAGATAAAATTGGAGAAATGGCATGTTTAGTTGTTCATCCAGATTATAGAAGTTCTTCTAGAGGAGATATTTTACTTAAAAAAATAATATATCGTGCTCAAATATTAGGTTTAATAAAAATTTTTGTTTTAACTATTCAAAGTATTCATTGGTTTCAAGAAAGAGGTTTTATTCCAATTGATTTAAATTTATTACCAGAAAGTAAGAAAAAAATGTACAATTATCAAAGAAAATCTAAAATATTAATGTTAGATATTATAAATTAA